The proteins below come from a single Streptomyces sp. B3I8 genomic window:
- a CDS encoding dihydrofolate reductase family protein, whose amino-acid sequence MRRIIVCTFLTLDGVMQAPGGPDEDPESGFTHGGWQKPTDDDEVGAAVAGWYEDFDGMLLGRRTYDIFASYWPSADPGNPFTARMNGMSKYVASRTLTSLDWQNSTLLQGDTVDAVRALKASEGGDISVVGSGDLAQTLMRHGLVDEYRLTVHPVILGSGKRLFADGAIPTALEPVHVSATKGGTVVGVYRPTGAPTYDSY is encoded by the coding sequence ATGCGCAGGATCATCGTCTGCACCTTCCTCACCCTGGACGGCGTCATGCAGGCGCCGGGCGGTCCGGACGAGGACCCCGAAAGCGGCTTCACGCACGGCGGCTGGCAGAAACCGACCGACGACGACGAGGTCGGCGCGGCCGTCGCCGGCTGGTACGAGGACTTCGACGGCATGCTGCTCGGCCGCAGGACGTACGACATCTTCGCCTCGTACTGGCCCTCCGCCGACCCCGGCAATCCGTTCACCGCCCGGATGAACGGCATGAGCAAGTACGTGGCGTCCCGGACCCTGACGTCCCTCGACTGGCAGAACTCCACGCTGCTCCAGGGCGACACCGTCGACGCCGTGCGCGCGCTGAAGGCGTCCGAGGGCGGTGACATCAGCGTCGTCGGCAGCGGGGACCTCGCCCAGACCCTCATGCGTCACGGCCTCGTCGACGAGTACCGGCTCACCGTCCACCCGGTGATCCTCGGCTCCGGAAAGCGGCTGTTCGCCGACGGGGCGATCCCCACCGCGCTGGAACCGGTCCACGTCTCGGCGACGAAGGGCGGCACCGTCGTCGGCGTCTACCGGCCGACGGGTGCTCCCACCTACGACAGCTACTGA
- a CDS encoding response regulator: MTAPVEPIQVLLVEDDPGDELMTREAFEDNKINNTLHVVRDGQEALDFLYRAGPYTDAPRPDLVLLDLNLPKYDGRQVLQRIKSDEALAHIPVVVLTTSSAEEDILRSYRLHANAYVTKPVDLNQFIAAVRQIDEFFVSVVKLPRT, encoded by the coding sequence GTGACCGCACCCGTCGAGCCCATTCAGGTCCTGCTCGTCGAGGACGATCCCGGCGACGAGCTGATGACGCGCGAGGCGTTCGAGGACAACAAGATCAACAACACCCTGCACGTGGTCCGGGACGGCCAGGAAGCCCTCGACTTCCTCTACCGGGCCGGCCCCTACACCGACGCGCCCCGCCCCGACCTCGTCCTGCTCGACCTCAACCTGCCCAAGTACGACGGCCGACAGGTGCTCCAGCGGATCAAGTCCGACGAGGCGCTCGCCCACATCCCCGTGGTGGTCCTCACCACCTCCTCCGCCGAGGAGGACATCCTGCGCAGCTACCGGCTGCACGCCAACGCCTACGTCACCAAACCGGTCGACCTCAACCAGTTCATCGCCGCCGTACGGCAGATCGACGAGTTCTTCGTGTCGGTGGTCAAACTGCCGCGCACCTGA
- a CDS encoding PP2C family protein-serine/threonine phosphatase, with protein MAERPPPHGGSRVGTADAGWVLDPAAVLLLVEDDAGDALLVRETLADSGLSMDVTWRKTLAEARVFLERRGPSSVCVLLDLHLPDTQGLDAVRLVREERPDAAVVVLTGLAEKEAGLAAVAAGAQDFLAKDGLTPEALGRAVRYALQRKQVERSAAEVQAGRLLARENARLERGLLPVPLLRSGFLHVFSRYTPGRDHALLGGDFFDVVETTDGTLHAVIGDVSGHGATEAALGVCLRVAWRAAVLTGCVGVALVRLLEEILRAERGEEYLFATVTLLRLDPDRGRLHTVRAGHPGLLVRTSLGTELYEPDAGPALGVVPGDAHWPEAVRPAADIEAVTLFTDGLFEGVVAPGRRLGEDGLLAVARSHAGLRGQGFVDAVVEEVVSRTVECGGLADDVAVLHLATSTEGAPP; from the coding sequence GTGGCGGAGCGTCCGCCGCCGCACGGCGGGTCGCGGGTGGGTACGGCGGATGCCGGGTGGGTCCTGGACCCCGCGGCCGTCCTGCTGCTGGTCGAGGACGACGCCGGGGACGCCCTGCTGGTGCGCGAGACGCTCGCCGACAGCGGTCTGTCGATGGACGTCACCTGGCGCAAGACCCTCGCCGAGGCACGGGTCTTCCTGGAACGGCGCGGCCCGTCGTCCGTCTGCGTCCTGCTCGACCTGCACCTGCCGGACACCCAGGGCCTGGACGCCGTACGGCTGGTGCGTGAGGAACGGCCGGACGCCGCCGTCGTGGTGCTCACCGGGCTCGCCGAGAAGGAGGCCGGGCTCGCCGCGGTCGCCGCGGGCGCCCAGGACTTCCTCGCCAAGGACGGGCTCACCCCGGAGGCCCTCGGCCGGGCCGTCCGCTACGCCCTGCAGCGCAAACAGGTCGAACGCTCCGCCGCCGAGGTCCAGGCGGGCCGGCTGCTCGCCCGCGAGAACGCCCGGCTGGAGCGCGGACTGCTGCCCGTCCCGCTGCTCCGCTCCGGCTTCCTGCACGTCTTCTCCCGCTACACACCGGGCCGCGACCACGCGCTGCTGGGCGGGGACTTCTTCGACGTCGTGGAAACCACCGACGGCACCCTGCACGCCGTCATCGGCGACGTCTCCGGGCACGGCGCCACCGAGGCCGCCCTCGGGGTGTGCCTGCGCGTGGCCTGGCGGGCCGCCGTGCTCACCGGCTGCGTCGGCGTCGCACTGGTCCGGCTGCTGGAGGAGATCCTGCGTGCCGAACGGGGCGAGGAGTACCTCTTCGCCACGGTGACCCTGCTGCGGCTCGACCCGGACCGAGGCCGGCTGCACACCGTCCGCGCGGGCCACCCCGGGCTGCTGGTCCGCACCTCCCTCGGCACGGAGCTCTACGAACCGGACGCGGGGCCCGCGCTCGGCGTGGTCCCCGGCGACGCCCACTGGCCCGAGGCGGTGCGCCCCGCCGCGGACATAGAGGCGGTGACGCTGTTCACCGACGGCCTCTTCGAGGGCGTCGTCGCCCCCGGCCGGCGGCTCGGCGAGGACGGACTGCTGGCCGTCGCCCGCTCCCACGCGGGGCTGCGCGGCCAGGGCTTCGTGGACGCCGTCGTCGAGGAGGTCGTGTCCCGTACTGTCGAGTGCGGCGGTCTCGCCGACGACGTGGCCGTCCTGCACCTGGCGACAAGCACCGAAGGAGCACCTCCGTGA
- a CDS encoding ATP-binding protein, translating into MTQYLDGAVIPTDFDMPVEPLRRAAHYSGEPGSVAEARSFTEQFLRQLRSEWCAPVDTRAVGDLLLVVSELVTNADRHSHGPYILELEGTDAAVTVAVYDSSAALPRRFPRDPARVGRHGLEIVHAVADRVTAELVPVGKCVRAVVALRR; encoded by the coding sequence ATGACCCAGTATCTGGACGGAGCGGTGATACCGACTGACTTCGACATGCCCGTCGAGCCGCTGCGACGGGCCGCGCATTATTCGGGTGAGCCGGGCTCCGTCGCCGAGGCCCGGTCCTTCACGGAGCAGTTCCTGCGACAGCTCCGCTCCGAATGGTGCGCACCGGTCGACACCCGGGCGGTCGGCGATCTGCTCCTGGTGGTGAGTGAGCTCGTCACCAACGCGGACCGGCACAGCCACGGTCCGTACATCCTCGAACTGGAGGGCACCGACGCCGCGGTGACCGTCGCGGTCTACGACAGCAGCGCGGCCCTGCCCCGCCGCTTCCCCCGGGACCCCGCACGCGTGGGCAGGCACGGACTGGAGATCGTGCACGCCGTCGCGGACCGGGTCACCGCGGAACTGGTACCCGTCGGAAAGTGCGTCAGAGCCGTCGTCGCACTGCGCCGTTGA
- a CDS encoding PRC-barrel domain-containing protein has translation MSALVEAARLSGRPVVTLGGDVVAQVKDTVFDGPAGRVTGFTLSGRGLLAGPLRQSLPWTAVHALGPHAVMIRGREVLAEPAAVVARKEAARGRVLGARVLTDTGAEVGVVLDVVVEGGISGRVAGFLVSARDAVVPGSRRRRRKVYLPRGETLAVSGRALVIPGDATRFVADDLTEFADQVAAYRVRDGKEVLP, from the coding sequence ATGAGCGCACTGGTGGAGGCGGCCCGGCTGTCCGGGCGTCCGGTGGTCACGCTGGGCGGGGACGTGGTCGCGCAGGTGAAGGACACGGTCTTCGACGGCCCGGCGGGACGGGTCACGGGCTTCACGCTCAGCGGCCGGGGTCTGCTGGCGGGGCCGCTGCGGCAGAGCCTGCCCTGGACGGCGGTGCACGCGCTGGGTCCGCACGCGGTGATGATCCGCGGCCGTGAGGTGCTCGCCGAACCGGCCGCGGTGGTGGCGCGCAAGGAGGCGGCGCGAGGCCGGGTGCTGGGCGCCAGGGTCCTCACGGACACCGGTGCGGAGGTCGGTGTGGTGCTGGACGTGGTGGTCGAGGGCGGGATCAGCGGCCGGGTCGCCGGGTTCCTGGTCTCCGCGCGCGACGCGGTGGTGCCGGGGTCGCGGCGGCGCCGGCGCAAGGTGTACCTGCCGCGCGGTGAGACCCTCGCGGTGTCCGGGCGGGCCCTGGTGATCCCGGGCGACGCGACCCGTTTCGTCGCGGACGATCTGACGGAGTTCGCGGACCAGGTGGCGGCGTACCGGGTGCGTGACGGCAAGGAGGTCCTGCCATGA
- a CDS encoding PRC-barrel domain-containing protein — protein MTLYSHTVGLPVVTLGEAAELGTVVAFEIDVARGRITGVRVSGRRRRTTALPWEALHAVGSDAVLVRSAAEGEARKGAVPKAVGLRVLSEDGEERGTVTDLAFDAADGRLEKLLTDLGEIPAGAVRARGDYAWVVRAV, from the coding sequence ATGACGCTGTACTCCCACACGGTGGGGCTGCCGGTGGTCACCCTCGGCGAGGCGGCGGAACTGGGGACCGTCGTGGCGTTCGAGATCGACGTGGCGCGGGGCCGGATCACGGGCGTACGGGTCTCCGGGCGCCGTCGCCGGACGACGGCACTGCCGTGGGAGGCGCTGCACGCGGTGGGGTCGGACGCGGTACTGGTGCGCTCGGCGGCGGAGGGCGAGGCGCGCAAGGGAGCGGTGCCGAAGGCGGTCGGCCTGAGGGTTCTCTCGGAGGACGGCGAGGAGCGGGGCACGGTGACGGACCTCGCGTTCGACGCGGCGGACGGCCGCCTGGAGAAGCTCCTGACCGACCTGGGCGAGATCCCGGCAGGCGCGGTACGGGCCCGGGGCGACTACGCGTGGGTGGTGAGGGCGGTGTGA
- a CDS encoding streptophobe family protein translates to MHTLRPWLHALFAVLAGFLTMAGTAALGLAAAGATDLPAGGYPRVVLATVVAALGGTVTLDGHAGDLAGSRAGLTLIPLSVSLAGALVLAGAFRHRAPGTHPGAYAARIGVLWLPAVLAVSLTAHHTFRIPLGEGTLGDLGDILGLSPEIGFTTDVPTTVLLGLLWPAGVLALTAVASRTVPLPRLLEGARPVAYAMVGLLLGCVAVGAVIALVVAGTRGHPVRTLAVVLLGLPNVVWPVFTLGLGAVWDGRVDGPFGLPMPHLLDEVLRTRDVSTLDLGTLARHDGRAWWLAVVDAVLVLSAAYVAALRSPARLPLWRHGVRTGVALALTVLGVCATTRISAHYGLSLIGVGDLGGGLSGVLFLRPRLWSAVGTALAWGLVAGLLGGLAARRWPPPVRGRGTPLPPRERGTSR, encoded by the coding sequence GTGCACACCCTCCGTCCCTGGCTGCACGCCCTCTTTGCCGTCCTCGCCGGCTTCCTGACCATGGCCGGCACCGCCGCTCTCGGCCTGGCCGCGGCCGGCGCGACCGACCTGCCCGCCGGGGGCTACCCGCGCGTCGTCCTGGCCACCGTGGTCGCCGCCCTCGGCGGCACCGTCACGCTCGACGGCCACGCCGGCGACCTCGCCGGCTCCCGCGCCGGTCTCACCCTGATCCCCCTGTCGGTCTCCCTCGCCGGCGCCCTCGTCCTGGCCGGTGCCTTCCGGCACCGCGCCCCCGGGACGCACCCCGGCGCGTACGCCGCCCGCATCGGCGTCCTCTGGCTCCCCGCCGTGCTCGCCGTGTCCCTCACCGCCCACCACACCTTCCGGATCCCCCTCGGCGAAGGCACGCTCGGCGACCTGGGCGACATCCTCGGGCTCTCCCCCGAGATCGGCTTCACCACGGACGTGCCGACGACCGTGCTCCTCGGCCTGCTCTGGCCCGCCGGCGTTCTCGCCCTCACCGCCGTGGCCTCCCGTACGGTGCCGCTTCCGCGTCTGCTCGAAGGGGCGCGCCCGGTGGCGTACGCCATGGTGGGGCTGTTGCTCGGGTGCGTCGCGGTCGGCGCCGTGATCGCGCTGGTGGTGGCCGGTACCCGCGGCCATCCGGTCCGAACCCTCGCGGTCGTCCTGCTGGGGCTGCCGAACGTGGTGTGGCCGGTCTTCACTCTCGGCCTCGGCGCGGTCTGGGACGGCAGGGTGGACGGACCGTTCGGACTGCCGATGCCGCACCTTCTCGACGAGGTGCTGCGCACCCGCGACGTATCCACCCTGGACCTGGGCACTCTGGCCCGGCACGACGGGCGGGCGTGGTGGCTGGCCGTGGTGGACGCCGTCCTGGTGCTGTCCGCCGCGTATGTGGCCGCCCTCCGCTCCCCCGCCCGGCTTCCGTTGTGGCGGCACGGGGTGCGCACGGGGGTCGCCCTGGCCCTGACGGTCCTGGGCGTCTGCGCGACGACCCGGATCTCCGCGCACTACGGACTGTCACTGATCGGCGTCGGCGATCTCGGCGGCGGACTCTCCGGTGTGCTGTTCCTGCGCCCGCGCCTGTGGTCGGCGGTCGGTACGGCGCTGGCCTGGGGACTGGTGGCCGGGCTGTTGGGCGGCCTGGCGGCCCGCCGGTGGCCGCCGCCGGTACGCGGGCGCGGGACCCCGCTCCCGCCGCGGGAGCGCGGCACAAGCCGGTGA
- the mgrA gene encoding L-glyceraldehyde 3-phosphate reductase, whose product MYTADPARYEAMPYRRTGRSGLKLPALSLGLWHNFGPDRPVETQRQILRRAFDLGVTHFDLANNYGPPPGAAESALGEALKADFTPYRDELVISTKAGYLMWPGPYGEWGSRKYVLSSLDQSLTRMGLDYVDIFYSHRPDPETPLEETMGALHSAVQQGKALYVGVSNYSPEQTREAARILGELGTPLLIHQPRYSMLDRRPEEEGLLDALDELGTGSIAYSPLEQGLLTSRYLDGIPEDSRAASDSPFLTADKVTEDLVDRLRTLNGLARDRGQSLAQMALAWVLRGGRVTSALVGASSARQLEDSVAATRALDFDAEELARIDEIVKG is encoded by the coding sequence GTGTACACGGCAGATCCCGCACGCTACGAGGCCATGCCCTACCGCCGCACCGGGCGCAGCGGCCTGAAGCTGCCCGCCCTCTCCCTCGGCCTGTGGCACAACTTCGGCCCCGACCGGCCCGTGGAGACGCAGCGGCAGATCCTGCGCCGCGCCTTCGACCTCGGCGTCACGCACTTCGACCTCGCCAACAACTACGGCCCGCCGCCCGGCGCCGCCGAGTCCGCGCTCGGCGAGGCACTGAAAGCGGACTTCACGCCCTACCGCGACGAGCTGGTGATCTCCACCAAGGCCGGCTACCTGATGTGGCCGGGCCCGTACGGCGAATGGGGCTCGCGCAAGTACGTGCTGTCCTCGCTCGACCAGAGCCTCACGCGCATGGGCCTGGACTACGTCGACATCTTCTACTCGCACCGCCCCGACCCGGAGACTCCGCTGGAGGAGACGATGGGCGCGCTGCACTCCGCGGTCCAGCAGGGCAAGGCGCTGTACGTCGGCGTCTCCAACTACTCCCCGGAGCAGACCCGCGAGGCCGCCCGCATCCTCGGCGAGCTGGGCACCCCGCTCCTCATCCACCAGCCGCGCTACTCGATGCTCGACCGGCGCCCCGAGGAGGAGGGGCTGCTGGACGCGCTGGACGAGCTGGGCACCGGCTCCATCGCCTACTCCCCGCTGGAGCAGGGCCTGCTCACCAGCCGTTACCTGGACGGCATCCCGGAGGACTCGCGGGCCGCGAGCGACAGCCCGTTCCTGACCGCCGACAAGGTCACCGAGGACCTCGTGGACCGGCTGCGCACGCTGAACGGCCTGGCCCGCGACCGGGGCCAGAGCCTGGCGCAGATGGCGCTGGCATGGGTGCTGCGCGGGGGCCGGGTCACCTCGGCGCTGGTCGGCGCGAGCAGCGCGCGGCAGCTGGAGGACAGCGTGGCGGCCACGCGCGCGCTGGACTTCGACGCGGAGGAACTGGCCCGGATCGACGAGATCGTCAAGGGCTGA
- a CDS encoding LysR family transcriptional regulator, whose product MELRHLRHFVAVAEDRHFTRAADRLMVSQSGLSASVRALERELQAPLFVRTTRSVTLTEAGRALFAEAVRILDRVRAAREAVAAVQGVLRGTLCVGTEQCIAGVRVARLLAGFRRRHPDVEIRLRQAGSGALAEEVAAGGVDLAFAVRTPVAGDQLRSVPLAAEPMTVLCHPAHRLAGGGPVTPEELGGEEFVDFHPDWGPRRTTDAVFTEAGVRRTVALEVSDVHSLLELVQEGLGVAVVPRHFGAKREAAGLVSLALKGVGERAYETVALLPAEAATSPAARALMSLLEGGEGGG is encoded by the coding sequence ATGGAACTTCGCCACTTGCGGCACTTCGTAGCCGTCGCCGAGGACCGGCATTTCACCCGTGCGGCAGACCGGCTGATGGTGTCGCAGTCGGGCCTGTCCGCGTCCGTGCGCGCGCTGGAGCGGGAGCTCCAGGCACCGCTGTTCGTGCGCACCACCCGCAGTGTGACGCTCACCGAGGCGGGACGGGCCCTTTTCGCCGAGGCCGTCCGCATTCTGGACCGGGTGCGGGCCGCGCGGGAGGCCGTGGCGGCGGTGCAGGGCGTGCTGCGCGGCACCCTGTGCGTGGGCACCGAGCAGTGCATCGCCGGGGTGCGGGTGGCGCGGCTGCTCGCCGGGTTCCGGCGGCGCCATCCGGACGTGGAGATCCGGCTGCGGCAGGCGGGGTCGGGGGCGCTCGCGGAGGAGGTCGCGGCGGGCGGGGTCGACCTCGCGTTCGCGGTGCGGACGCCGGTGGCCGGGGACCAGCTGCGGTCGGTGCCGTTGGCGGCGGAACCGATGACGGTGCTGTGCCATCCGGCGCACCGGCTGGCGGGGGGCGGGCCGGTGACGCCTGAGGAGCTGGGCGGGGAGGAGTTCGTGGACTTCCACCCCGACTGGGGTCCGCGGCGTACGACGGACGCGGTGTTCACCGAGGCGGGGGTGCGGCGGACGGTGGCGCTGGAGGTGAGCGACGTGCACAGCCTGCTGGAGTTGGTGCAGGAGGGGTTGGGGGTGGCGGTGGTGCCGCGGCACTTCGGTGCGAAGCGGGAGGCGGCGGGGTTGGTGTCGCTGGCGTTGAAGGGGGTGGGTGAGCGGGCGTACGAGACGGTGGCGTTGTTGCCGGCGGAGGCGGCGACGAGTCCCGCGGCGCGGGCGTTGATGAGCCTGCTGGAGGGGGGCGAGGGTGGCGGCTGA
- a CDS encoding DUF664 domain-containing protein, whose translation MHAKDILIDAYSRIREEVHAAVDGLPRDTLNAPPADGANSLAWLVWHLTRVQDDHVAEVAGREQVWLSGGWQKRFALDLPARDTGYGHTPAQVAEVRVDSADLLTGYYDAVHEQTLSWLRGIDAQDLERIVDERWDPPVTLGARLVSVVSDDLQHAGQAAYVRGLLEAPTG comes from the coding sequence ATGCATGCGAAGGACATCCTCATCGACGCGTACAGCCGCATCCGGGAAGAGGTCCACGCCGCCGTCGACGGCCTCCCCCGGGACACGCTGAACGCTCCCCCCGCCGACGGCGCCAACTCCCTCGCCTGGCTCGTGTGGCACCTCACCCGGGTCCAGGACGACCACGTGGCCGAGGTCGCCGGGCGTGAGCAGGTCTGGCTGTCGGGGGGCTGGCAGAAGCGGTTCGCCCTCGACCTCCCCGCCCGGGACACCGGGTACGGCCACACCCCCGCACAGGTGGCCGAGGTGCGGGTCGACTCGGCCGACCTGCTCACCGGGTACTACGACGCCGTCCACGAGCAGACCCTGTCCTGGCTGCGCGGCATCGACGCCCAGGACCTGGAGCGGATCGTGGACGAACGCTGGGACCCGCCCGTCACCCTGGGCGCGCGCCTGGTGAGCGTGGTCTCCGACGACCTCCAGCACGCCGGCCAGGCCGCCTACGTACGCGGCCTGCTGGAGGCCCCGACGGGCTGA
- a CDS encoding adenosine deaminase, which translates to MTTFTDIPGTTAPGTTAPGTTAPGAPALDTGTLRRLPKAVLHDHLDGALRPSTLIELAGPVGHRLPATDPAALAGWFRAAAGSGDLVRYIATFEHTLAVLQTREGLLRAAEEYVLDLAADGVVYGEVRYAPELMVNGGLGLAEVVETVQEGLATGTAKAAADGTPVRVGTLLCGMRMFDRCREVAELAVAYRDAGVVGFDIAGAEDGFPPADHLDAFAYLRRENMPFTIHAGEAHGLPSIHQALQVCGAQRIGHGVRIMDDIVDGRPGRLASWIRDRRVALEMCPTSNLQTGAATSLAGHPITTLRDLGFRVTLNTDNRLVSGTTMTREAELLVREAGWTAADLRTVTVDALESAFLPYAERRALIEDVVLPGYAAVL; encoded by the coding sequence ATGACCACCTTCACCGACATCCCCGGCACCACCGCCCCCGGCACCACCGCCCCCGGCACCACCGCCCCCGGCGCCCCCGCCCTCGACACCGGCACCCTCCGCCGGCTCCCCAAGGCCGTCCTGCACGACCACCTCGACGGCGCGCTGCGCCCCTCGACCCTGATCGAGCTGGCCGGGCCCGTCGGCCACCGCCTCCCCGCCACCGACCCGGCCGCCCTGGCCGGGTGGTTCCGCGCGGCCGCGGGTTCCGGCGACCTCGTGCGCTACATAGCCACCTTCGAACACACCCTCGCCGTCCTGCAGACCCGCGAGGGCCTGCTCCGCGCCGCCGAGGAGTACGTCCTCGACCTCGCCGCGGACGGTGTGGTCTACGGCGAGGTGCGCTACGCGCCGGAGCTGATGGTCAACGGGGGACTGGGCCTCGCGGAGGTCGTGGAGACCGTGCAGGAGGGCCTCGCCACCGGTACGGCCAAGGCGGCGGCCGACGGCACCCCGGTCCGTGTGGGCACCCTGCTGTGCGGGATGCGCATGTTCGACCGCTGCCGTGAGGTGGCCGAACTCGCGGTGGCGTACCGGGACGCGGGCGTCGTCGGCTTCGACATCGCCGGCGCGGAGGACGGCTTCCCGCCCGCCGACCACCTGGACGCCTTCGCGTACCTGCGCCGCGAGAACATGCCGTTCACCATCCACGCGGGCGAGGCCCACGGGCTGCCCAGCATCCACCAGGCGCTGCAGGTGTGCGGCGCGCAGCGGATCGGCCACGGCGTCCGCATCATGGACGACATCGTGGACGGCCGGCCGGGCCGCCTGGCGAGCTGGATCCGCGACCGCCGCGTCGCCCTGGAGATGTGCCCGACCTCCAACCTCCAGACCGGCGCGGCCACTTCGCTCGCCGGCCACCCGATCACGACCCTGCGCGACCTCGGCTTCCGGGTCACCCTCAACACCGACAACCGGCTGGTGTCGGGCACGACGATGACCCGGGAGGCGGAACTCCTCGTCCGGGAGGCCGGCTGGACGGCCGCGGACCTGCGCACGGTCACGGTCGACGCGCTGGAGAGCGCGTTCCTGCCGTACGCCGAGCGCCGCGCGCTCATCGAGGACGTGGTGCTCCCGGGATACGCGGCAGTGCTCTGA
- a CDS encoding VOC family protein, translating into MNRIALVTLVVTDYDEAIRFYTDALGFRLVEDTPRPDGSRWVVVEPAGTPAAGTGLLLARAKDDPQRARAGDQTGGRVGFFLHTDDFAGAHARMRAAGVTFLEEPRHEPYGTVAVFQDLYGNRWDLLEPAAT; encoded by the coding sequence ATGAACCGCATCGCCCTGGTCACCCTCGTCGTCACCGACTACGACGAGGCGATCCGCTTCTACACCGACGCCCTCGGCTTCCGCCTCGTCGAGGACACGCCCCGGCCCGACGGCTCCCGCTGGGTCGTCGTCGAACCGGCCGGGACGCCCGCCGCCGGCACCGGCCTGCTGCTCGCCCGCGCCAAGGACGACCCGCAGCGCGCCCGGGCCGGCGACCAGACCGGCGGCCGCGTGGGCTTCTTCCTGCACACCGACGACTTCGCCGGCGCCCACGCCCGGATGCGCGCCGCGGGTGTGACCTTCCTGGAGGAACCCCGGCACGAGCCGTACGGCACGGTCGCCGTCTTCCAGGACCTGTACGGCAACCGCTGGGACCTCCTGGAGCCCGCCGCCACCTGA
- a CDS encoding dienelactone hydrolase family protein — protein MSSELPKSTGAPAHQNVTFPSAGTTAHGYLALPPSGQGPGVVVIQEWWGLTDHIADVTRRLAAEGFVALAPDLYGGNVAHDSQEALRMMRELPVARGVELLSGAVDHLLGLPEVTSDTVGSVGFCMGGGFVLYQAAEDPRVSAAVPFYGVIQGDMPDFSGLRAEVLGHYGERDGSIPRERLEELAQALRRDAGVEADLRVYPAGHAFFNDGRPESYDAEASAAAWESTVSFLRRRLG, from the coding sequence GTGTCGTCCGAACTGCCGAAGTCCACCGGTGCCCCCGCCCACCAGAACGTGACCTTCCCGAGCGCCGGTACGACGGCCCACGGGTACCTGGCGCTCCCGCCGTCCGGGCAGGGGCCCGGGGTCGTCGTCATTCAGGAGTGGTGGGGCCTGACCGACCACATCGCCGACGTCACCCGCCGGCTGGCCGCGGAGGGCTTCGTGGCCCTCGCCCCCGACCTGTACGGCGGCAACGTCGCCCACGACAGCCAGGAGGCCCTGCGGATGATGCGGGAACTGCCGGTGGCGCGCGGGGTGGAGCTGCTCTCCGGGGCGGTCGACCACTTGCTGGGGCTGCCGGAGGTGACCTCGGACACGGTCGGGTCCGTCGGCTTCTGCATGGGTGGCGGCTTCGTGCTGTACCAGGCGGCGGAGGACCCGCGCGTCAGCGCGGCGGTGCCGTTCTACGGCGTGATCCAGGGTGACATGCCGGACTTCTCCGGGCTGCGGGCCGAGGTGTTGGGGCACTACGGGGAGCGGGACGGAAGCATCCCGCGGGAACGTCTCGAGGAACTGGCGCAGGCGCTGCGGCGCGACGCGGGCGTCGAGGCGGACCTGCGGGTGTACCCCGCCGGCCACGCCTTCTTCAACGACGGCCGACCGGAGTCGTACGACGCGGAGGCCTCGGCGGCGGCATGGGAGAGCACGGTGTCGTTCCTGCGACGCCGACTGGGATAG